The following coding sequences lie in one Rhinolophus ferrumequinum isolate MPI-CBG mRhiFer1 chromosome 16, mRhiFer1_v1.p, whole genome shotgun sequence genomic window:
- the LOC117035839 gene encoding 60S ribosomal protein L3-like, which yields MSHRKFSAPRHGSLGFLPRKRSSRHRGKVKSFPKDDPSKPVHLTAFLGYKAGMTHIVREVDRLGSKVNKKEVVEAVTIVEMPPMVVVGIVGYVENPRGLRTFKTIFAEHISDECKRRFYKNWHKSKKKAFTKYCKKWQDDDGKKQLEKDFNSMKKYCQVIRVIAHTQMRLLPLRQKKAHLMEIQVNGGTVAEKLDWARERLEQQVPVNQVFGQDEMIDVIGVTKGKGYKGVTSRWHTKKLPRKTHRGLRKVACIGAWHPARVAFSVARDGQKGYHHRTEINKKIYKIGQGYLIKDGKLIKNNASTDYDLSDKSINPLGGFVHYGEVTNDFVMLKGCVVGTKKRVLTLRKSLLVQTKRRALEKIDLKFIDTTSKVGHGRFQTVEEKKAFMGPLKKDRIAKEEGA from the exons ATGTCTCACAGGAAGTTCTCCGCTCCCAGGCATGGGTCCCTGGGCTTCTTGCCTCGGAAGCGCAGCAGCCGGCACCGCGGGAAAGTGAAGAGCTTCCCCAAGGATGACCCCTCCAAGCCTGTCCACCTCACAGCATTCCTGGGCTACAAGGCTGGCATGACCCACATCGTGCGGGAGGTCGATAGGCTAGGATCCAAGGTGAACAAAAAGGAAGTCGTGGAGGCTGTGACCATTGTAGAGATGCCACCCATGGTGGTGGTGGGCATTGTGGGCTACGTGGAAAACCCTCGAGGCCTCCGTACCTTCAAGACCATCTTTGCTGAGCATATCAGTGATGAGTGCAAAAGGCGCTTCTATAAGAACTGGCATAAATCTAAGAAGAAGGCCTTTACCAAGTACTGCAAGAAGTGGCAGGATGATGATGGCAAGAAACAGCTGGAGAAGGACTTCAACAGCATGAAGAAGTACTGCCAGGTCATCCGCGTCATCGCCCACACCCAGATGCGCCTGCTTCCTCTACGCCAGAAGAAGGCCCACCTCATGGAGATCCAGGTGAATGGAGGCACAGTGGCTGAAAAACTGGACTGGGCCCGTGAGAGGCTAGAGCAGCAGGTCCCTGTGAACCAAGTATTTGGACAGGATGAGATGATCGACGTCATCGGGGTCACCAAAGGCAAAGGCTACAAAGGGGTCACCAGCCGCTGGCACACCAAGAAGCTGCCCCGCAAGACCCACCGAGGGCTGCGCAAGGTGGCCTGTATTGGGGCGTGGCATCCTGCCCGCGTGGCCTTCTCGGTGGCCCGGGATGGGCAGAAGGGCTACCATCACCGCACTGAGATCAACAAGAAG ATCTACAAGATTGGCCAGGGCTACCTCATCAAGGATGGCAAACTCATCAAGAACAACGCCTCCACCGATTACGACCTGTCTGACAAGAGCATCAACCCTCTGGGTGGCTTTGTCCATTACGGTGAAGTGACCAATGACTTTGTCATGCTGAAAGGCTGTGTGGTGGGAACCAAGAAGCGGGTGCTCACTCTCCGCAAGTCCTTGCTGGTGCAGACCAAACGGCGGGCCCTGGAGAAGATTGACCTGAAGTTCATCGACACCACGTCCAAGGTTGGCCATGGCCGCTTCCAGACTGTGGAGGAGAAGAAAGCATTCATGGGACCACTTAAGAAAGACCGAATTGCAAAAGAGGAAGGAGCGTAG